The following are from one region of the Juglans regia cultivar Chandler chromosome 10, Walnut 2.0, whole genome shotgun sequence genome:
- the LOC108996755 gene encoding uncharacterized protein LOC108996755 → MASKYISLKTGLAILALALCFFVQITLGEITCEHLDRDTCAFAVSSSGKRCVLEKLVRRSGEEAYACRTSEIEADKLKGWIEIDQCIKACGLDRKTLGISSDSLLESRFTEKLCSPLCYDSCPNVVDLYFNLAAGEGVFLPRFCEVDSNPRRGTFEILSSGFVAAGPVHEHVKSTDAPIAAPALAPLPY, encoded by the exons ATGGCGTCAAAATATATTAGCTTGAAGACCGGCCTGGCGATCCTGGCTCTTGCACTTTGCTTCTTTGTGCAGATCACTCTCG GAGAAATAACATGTGAGCATCTAGACCGGGACACATGTGCATTTGCAGTGTCATCCTCCGGCAAGCGTTGTGTGCTTGAGAAGCTTGTGAGAAGGAGCGGGGAAGAAGCATATGCATGCCGTACATCGGAGATTGAAGCCGACAAATTGAAGGGATGGATCGAGATTGACCAATGCATCAAAGCATGCGGGCTTGACAGGAAAACGCTTGGAATCTCTTCAGATTCCCTCCTGGAGTCTCGCTTCACGGAAAAGCTTTGCTCGCCTCTGTGCTACGACAGCTGCCCCAATGTTGTTGATCTATACTTCAATCTTGCTGCTGGTGAAG gTGTGTTTCTTCCCAGATTCTGTGAAGTAGATTCAAATCCGAGGCGAGGAACGTTTGAGATCCTAAGTTCTGGTTTTGTTGCAGCAGGACCTGTGCATGAGCATGTCAAGTCCACGGATGCACCAATAGCTGCCCCAGCACTGGCACCATTGCCATactaa